Genomic segment of Methanobacterium spitsbergense:
GATAGGAACAAATATCAATTCAGCCCGTTTATTGATGTCAAGTTACCAATTAAATATGAAAACTTAAATATTTTTTTTTGTAGGGCAATTAAATTGATTAATTCGTTTGATTGTACAATAATATTTAATGGGGGTAAATCTTAAAATAATTTAAATATTTTCTTTTGACTTTTCTAATTTAAAAAAAATTGTAAATTAAAAACCTTCTAACATTTTATATGCCATGTTTATATGCTTTGAACCATCTTTAACCCATGGCCCATGACCCGGTAGTAAAAACTTCACATCTAACTGGCTTAAACGTTTCAATGACTCCTTCATGTCTTTAACATCCCCGCCTATATCCATTCTTCCAAAACCCCCATTTGCAAATACGGTATCACCAGATATGAGAGTTTCACCATTGTAAAGACATATCCCACCTTTAGTATGGCCAGGAGTATGTATAACCTCAAAATTATGGATTTTATCTCCCTCTTCAAGTTTTCTGTCAACTTTAAATCCTTCCATTGCCTTCCCGAACATACGGGCTACAGTTTTTTCATCATCTTCCTCTTCAATAGCCAAAGCATCTTCACTATGCATAGCCACTTCCAAATTGAAACATCTGTTTCCGCCGATGTGATCGTAGTGATTATGAGTATTTACTATTAAAGAAAGATCTTCAATTGATATACCTGCTTCTTTTATTGAATCTTTGATGTATCGAATGTTATCTCCGGTTCCAGTGTCAACAATTACATCTTCTAAGATATAAATATTAGAATCATATCCCTTTCCTTCGATCATAATAATATCATCAATCTTCTCCAATTTATCACCTTTTTATTATTATTTTAATAATTTGAGTTATTATAATTAAGTCTTGATAAATAGTTGAAATGTGTTATGTTATACTAAATTTAAAA
This window contains:
- a CDS encoding MBL fold metallo-hydrolase, with protein sequence MEKIDDIIMIEGKGYDSNIYILEDVIVDTGTGDNIRYIKDSIKEAGISIEDLSLIVNTHNHYDHIGGNRCFNLEVAMHSEDALAIEEEDDEKTVARMFGKAMEGFKVDRKLEEGDKIHNFEVIHTPGHTKGGICLYNGETLISGDTVFANGGFGRMDIGGDVKDMKESLKRLSQLDVKFLLPGHGPWVKDGSKHINMAYKMLEGF